Proteins from a single region of Oncorhynchus nerka isolate Pitt River linkage group LG18, Oner_Uvic_2.0, whole genome shotgun sequence:
- the LOC115145773 gene encoding lysine-specific demethylase 2A-like isoform X4: protein MGGFAVATQDRSSYPENVSQQCKAPGVKTQQKPGSRLRRLARSTVLEQFYSIMVRSGTRRRYHDDGISDDEIEGKRTFDLEEKLRSERFTSDRVKRMEGKDLTFEYIQRGGLRDPIIFEKPDGLGIKMPDPDFSVNDVKIFVGSRRMIDVMDVSTQKGIEMSMAQWRRYYETPPSQRDKLYNVISLEFSHTKLENLVQRPTSVDIIDWVDNMWPRHLKERQRDSTNSITDMQYPKVQKYCLMSVQGCYTDFHIDFGGSSVWYHILRGGKVFWLIPPTPQNLELYEDWVLSGKQGDIFLGDKAQDCQRIELKQGYTFMIPSGWIHAVYTPVDTLVFGGNFLHSFNIPMQLNIYSIEDRTRVPAKFRYPFYYEMCWYVLERYLFSLTNTSYLTPDFQKHSLGIGLTRDPSTCESVNGHTQREDEEEAPPTRGSKPGVKVHLTPFELEGLWNLLGKLESLPSQKNCVPAGIHNAPALLHDIRALLKEHANDIPKLSYTGKPIVKWPTRPSWYQPPPPPPPVARPKLSATVVTPRPQKPASSMSVLRRRRVRCKRCEACVRTECGDCNFCRDMKKFGGPGKLKQTCVLRQCLAPGLPLSVVCELCGEGNQEGGEGPVFALTLMECSNCAQIAHPACLKVTGEGVVNTDLPSCWECPKCVLGITDTESSGTDDDDDSGASVGLGAGASTLSPAALSSSQGPLGVSMEPGSAPGLGDEGWGRVLLLHPGLVPNHPPSSSSWSSEAPLPSPGQLLPQQRGLKRAGRWAGGRRKRVKGDKNKMLHAKRKSSSYLDGRIAKIYRRGGHSDDSGSDDDDDDDDEDEDDDEGSRGGGGGGAGRKMSGPRPRGSGSASRRGYGTGRRGIWRGSSHRGAGRGSGLAPHSSLKMRRGRGGVGRGDMERGGRVRLRGGTRMQRRRDESEEDDNDDDDDDDDEDDDSEEDPQHHHQHKDHRQRRRRRRTDDEEDDDEDDDEEDSSARDLEGEDDVDDEDEDDDENQSDSEPEPPVLLVSDLNDDFLNGSYLTVTLQRPPRAKRHPGSIVPKLEAAMSPRTHGGGPGYVQHKTLGKTRHKNGTVAAGNGLAQPAKNPVGRPPRHRINNPHGDTADRERDTASPSSSDSSASPTPPPQSSHSPSSLLSLPSFKDVGNEKGGEKEVWVAVFLYLSRAELASCMTVCKAWYKWSCDKRLWSGVDVSRCPSLSSQALQGIIKRQPTSLDLSWTPVSKKQITLLIHRLPGLKELMIAGCSWSSMSALSTPSLPCLRTLDLRWAEGVKDTQIRDLVTPPGCDSRSRLRGCVVLRLAGLDISDSTLRLILRHMPLLERLDLAHCGDLTDQSVCLLTAAGTHTRNTLTEINLSGCNKLTDGCLAYLKRASGLVLLDLRGCKGVTRRGCEGFISDLSHCVLFCMTEEKLIQRIS, encoded by the exons GGAGTCAAGACACAGCAGAAGCCAGGAAGCAGACTACGCAGACTGGCCCGGTCGACCGTCCTTGAACAGTTCTACTCAAtcatggtg CGGTCGGGCACGAGGCGGCGCTACCATGACGATGGTATCTCGGACGACGAGATCGAGGGGAAGAGGACCTTTGACCTGGAGGAGAAGTTGAGGAGCGAAAGGTTCACCTCAGACAGGGTGAAACGCATGGAGGGGAAAG ACCTCACGTTTGAGTACATCCAAAGAGGTGGGTTGAGGGACCCGATCATCTTTGAGAAGCCAGACGGACTGGGTATCAA GATGCCAGATCCAGACTTCAGTGTGAACGACGTCAAGATATTTGTTG GCAGCAGGCGTATGATCGATGTGATGGATGTGAGCACTCAGAAGGGTATAGAGATGTCTATGGCCCAGTGGCGACGTTACTACGAGACGCCCCCCTCCCAGAGGGACAAACTCTACAACGTCATCAGCCTGGAGTTTAGCCACACCAAACTGGAGAACCTGGTCCAGAGGCCTACATCG GTGGACATCATAgactgggtggacaacatgtGGCCTCGGCAcctgaaggagagacagagagactctaCCAACTCCATCACAGACATGCAGTACCCCAAAGTGCAGAA GTACTGTCTAATGAGTGTGCAGGGCTGCTACACGGACTTCCACATTGACTTCGGAGGTTCCTCGGTCTGGTACCACATACTGCGGGGAGGCAAG GTATTCTGGCTGATCCCGCCCACGCCTCAGAACCTGGAGCTGTATGAGGACTGGGTGTTGTCAGGGAAACAGGGAGACATCTTCCTGGGAGACAAGGCCCAGGACTGTCAGAGGATAGAGCTGAAGCAGGGCTATACCTTCATGATCCCTTCAG GTTGGATCCATGCGGTCTACACTCCAGTGGACACCCTGGTGTTTGGGGGGAACTTTCTCCACAGCTTCAACATCCCCATGCAACTCAACATCTACAGCATTGAGGACAGGACAcgg GTACCAGCTAAGTTCCGTTACCCGTTCTACTATGAGATGTGTTGGTACGTGTTGGAGAGATACCTCTTCAGTCTGACCAACACTTCCTACCTCACGCCTGACTTCCAGAAACATTCCCTGGGCATCG GTCTTACGAGAGACCCCTCCACCTGTGAGTCCGTCAACGGCCACACCCagagggaggatgaagaggaggctcCCCCGACGCGGGGCTCTAAGcccggggtgaaggttcacctgaCGCCCTTTGAGCTGGAGGGGCTGTGGAACCTGCTGGGGAAGCTGGAGTCGCTGCCCTCACAGAAGAACTGTGTCCCGGCGGGCATACACAATGCTCCCGCGCTGCTGCACGACATCAGG GCCCTGCTGAAGGAGCATGCTAATGACATCCCCAAACTGTCCTACACTGGGAAGCCCATCGTCAAGTGGCCCACTAGG CCGTCGTGGTACcagcctcctccccctcctcccccggtGGCTCGTCCCAAGCTGTCTGCCACGGTGGTGACCCCGCGACCCCAGAAGCCCGCCTCCTCCATGTCCGTGCTGCGGCGGCGGCGCGTGCGGTGTAAGCGCTGCGAGGCGTGCGTCAGGACGGAGTGCGGGGACTGTAACTTCTGCAGGGACATGAAGAAGTTCGGCGGGCCGGGGAAACTCAAACAGACCTGCGTGCTCCGACAGTGTCTGGcg ccggGTCTGCCCCTGTCAGTGGTGTGTGAGCTCTGTGGAGAGGGgaaccaggagggaggagaggggccaGTCTTCGCCCTCACCCTCATGGAGTGTTCCAACTGTGCCCAGATAGCCCACCCCGCCTGCCTCAAG gtaACAGGGGAGGGTGTGGTGAACACCGATCTGCCCAGCTGCTGGGAGTGTcccaaatgtgttctgggaatcaCCGATACTGAG TCTTCGGGTACCGATGATGATGACGACAGCGGGGCGTCCGTTGGCCTCGGCGCTGGCGCAAGCACCCTCTCCCCCgccgccctctcctcctcccaggggCCTCTAGGGGTCTCCATGGAGCCAGGCTCTGCTCCTGGGTTGGGGGACGAGGGCTGGGGCAGGGTGTTACTGCTACACCCAGGGCTGGTTCCCAaccaccccccctcctcctcctcctggtcctCAGAGGCGCCCCTTCCCTCCCCTGGTCAGCTACTACCACAGCAGCGCGGCCTCAAGCGGGCGGGGAGATGGGCAGGCGGGCGCAGGAAGAGG GTGAAAGGGGACAAGAATAAAATGTTACACGCG aaACGCAAGTCTTCTTCGTATCTCGACGGCCGCATAGCTAAGATCTACCGTCGCGGTGGTCACAGCGATGACTCTGGcagcgatgatgatgatgacgacgatgatgaggatgaggatgatgatgaaggCTCCAGGGGCGGAGGAGGCGGCGGCGCGGGAAGGAAGATGTCCGGACCACGCCCTCGCGGCAGTGGTTCCGCCTCTCGAAGAGGCTACGGGACTGGGAGGCGAGGCATTTGGAGAGGCTCCTCCCACAGAGGGGCAGGCCGTGGGAGTGGGCTGGCCCCTCACTCCTCCCTGAAGATGAGGCGTGGCAGAGGGGGGGTGGGGcgaggggacatggagagaggcgGGAGAGTGCGCCTCCGGGGTGGCACCAGGATGCAGAGACGCAGGGACGAGTCAGAGGAGGACGacaacgatgatgatgatgatgacgacgatGAAGATGACGACAGCGAGGAAGATCCGCAGCATCACCACCAGCATAAAGACCACCGGCAACGCCGCAGGCGGAGGAGAACGGACGACGAGGAAGACGACGATGAAGACGATGATGAGGAAGACAGCTCGGCCCGGgacctggagggggaggatgacgTGGACGATGAAGATGAGGATGACGACGAGAACCAGTCAGACTCCGAACCAGAGCCTCCTGTTCTCCTGGTGTCTGACCTTAACGACGACTTCCTAAATGGCTCGTACCTGACCGTGACCCTACAGCGCCCCCCAAGGGCTAAACGCCACCCCGGCTCCATCGTACCCAAGCTGGAGGCCGCCATGTCTCCCAGAACCCACGGCGGCGGTCCAGGTTACGTCCAGCATAAAACCCTCGGGAAGACGCGGCACAAAAACGGCACGGTCGCCGCCGGCAATGGCCTGGCCCAGCCCGCCAAGAATCCAGTCGGCCGGCCGCCTCGTCACCGTATCAACAATCCCCACGGCGACAcagcagacagggagagagacactgcctctccttcctcctcagaCTCCTcggcctcccccacccctcctccccagtcctccCACTCTCCTTCCTCGCTCTTGTCGCTGCCCTCCTTCAAGGATGTAGGAAATgagaaaggaggggagaaggaggtgtGGGTGGCGGTGTTCCTTTACCTGAGCAGAGCCGAGTTGGCTAGCTGTATGACTGTCTGTAAGGCCTGGTACAAATG gagTTGTGACAAGCGTCTCTGGAGTGGTGTGGATGTATCGCGTTGTCCCTCGCTCTCCTCCCAGGCCCTGCAGGGCATCATCAAACGCCAGCCCACCTCCCTGGACCTCTCCTGGACCCCCGTTTCCAAGAAACAGATCACCCTGCTCATACACCGCCTGCCAG gtctGAAGGAGTTGATGATAGCAGGTTGCTCCTGGTCGTCCATGTCAGCCCTGTCCACCCCCAGCCTGCCGTGCCTCCGTACCCTGGACCTGCGCTGGGCAGAGGGGGTCAAAGACACCCAGATCAGGGACCTGGTCACACCACCAG gCTGTGACAGTCGGTCTCGGCTGCGTGGCTGTGTGGTGCTGCGTCTAGCCGGCCTGGACATCAGTGACTCCACCCTGAGGCTGATTCTCCGTCACATGCCCCTGCTAGAGCGGCTGGACCTGGCTCACTGCGGAGACCTCACGGACCAGTCCGTCTGCCTGCTCACCGCCGCCGGCACACACACGCGTAACACACTCACGGAGATCAACCTCTCAG gctgTAACAAGCTGACGGACGGCTGTCTGGCGTACCTGAAGAGGGCGTCTGGCCTGGTGCTGCTGGACCTGCGGGGCTGCAAAGGTGTGACGCGGCGGGGCTGTGAGGGCTTCATCTCGGACCTCTCTCACTGCGTCCTGTTCTGTATGACGGAGGAGAAACTCATCCAGAGGATATCATAA
- the LOC115145773 gene encoding lysine-specific demethylase 2A-like isoform X1 — protein MGGFAVATQDRSSYPENVSQQCKAPGVKTQQKPGSRLRRLARSTVLEQFYSIMVRSGTRRRYHDDGISDDEIEGKRTFDLEEKLRSERFTSDRVKRMEGKDLTFEYIQRGGLRDPIIFEKPDGLGIKMPDPDFSVNDVKIFVGSRRMIDVMDVSTQKGIEMSMAQWRRYYETPPSQRDKLYNVISLEFSHTKLENLVQRPTSVDIIDWVDNMWPRHLKERQRDSTNSITDMQYPKVQKYCLMSVQGCYTDFHIDFGGSSVWYHILRGGKVFWLIPPTPQNLELYEDWVLSGKQGDIFLGDKAQDCQRIELKQGYTFMIPSGWIHAVYTPVDTLVFGGNFLHSFNIPMQLNIYSIEDRTRVPAKFRYPFYYEMCWYVLERYLFSLTNTSYLTPDFQKHSLGIGLTRDPSTCESVNGHTQREDEEEAPPTRGSKPGVKVHLTPFELEGLWNLLGKLESLPSQKNCVPAGIHNAPALLHDIRALLKEHANDIPKLSYTGKPIVKWPTRPSWYQPPPPPPPVARPKLSATVVTPRPQKPASSMSVLRRRRVRCKRCEACVRTECGDCNFCRDMKKFGGPGKLKQTCVLRQCLAPGLPLSVVCELCGEGNQEGGEGPVFALTLMECSNCAQIAHPACLKVTGEGVVNTDLPSCWECPKCVLGITDTEVKGDKNKMLHAKRKSSSYLDGRIAKIYRRGGHSDDSGSDDDDDDDDEDEDDDEGSRGGGGGGAGRKMSGPRPRGSGSASRRGYGTGRRGIWRGSSHRGAGRGSGLAPHSSLKMRRGRGGVGRGDMERGGRVRLRGGTRMQRRRDESEEDDNDDDDDDDDEDDDSEEDPQHHHQHKDHRQRRRRRRTDDEEDDDEDDDEEDSSARDLEGEDDVDDEDEDDDENQSDSEPEPPVLLVSDLNDDFLNGSYLTVTLQRPPRAKRHPGSIVPKLEAAMSPRTHGGGPGYVQHKTLGKTRHKNGTVAAGNGLAQPAKNPVGRPPRHRINNPHGDTADRERDTASPSSSDSSASPTPPPQSSHSPSSLLSLPSFKDVGNEKGGEKEVWVAVFLYLSRAELASCMTVCKAWYKWSCDKRLWSGVDVSRCPSLSSQALQGIIKRQPTSLDLSWTPVSKKQITLLIHRLPGLKELMIAGCSWSSMSALSTPSLPCLRTLDLRWAEGVKDTQIRDLVTPPGCDSRSRLRGCVVLRLAGLDISDSTLRLILRHMPLLERLDLAHCGDLTDQSVCLLTAAGTHTRNTLTEINLSGCNKLTDGCLAYLKRASGLVLLDLRGCKGVTRRGCEGFISDLSHCVLFCMTEEKLIQRIS, from the exons GGAGTCAAGACACAGCAGAAGCCAGGAAGCAGACTACGCAGACTGGCCCGGTCGACCGTCCTTGAACAGTTCTACTCAAtcatggtg CGGTCGGGCACGAGGCGGCGCTACCATGACGATGGTATCTCGGACGACGAGATCGAGGGGAAGAGGACCTTTGACCTGGAGGAGAAGTTGAGGAGCGAAAGGTTCACCTCAGACAGGGTGAAACGCATGGAGGGGAAAG ACCTCACGTTTGAGTACATCCAAAGAGGTGGGTTGAGGGACCCGATCATCTTTGAGAAGCCAGACGGACTGGGTATCAA GATGCCAGATCCAGACTTCAGTGTGAACGACGTCAAGATATTTGTTG GCAGCAGGCGTATGATCGATGTGATGGATGTGAGCACTCAGAAGGGTATAGAGATGTCTATGGCCCAGTGGCGACGTTACTACGAGACGCCCCCCTCCCAGAGGGACAAACTCTACAACGTCATCAGCCTGGAGTTTAGCCACACCAAACTGGAGAACCTGGTCCAGAGGCCTACATCG GTGGACATCATAgactgggtggacaacatgtGGCCTCGGCAcctgaaggagagacagagagactctaCCAACTCCATCACAGACATGCAGTACCCCAAAGTGCAGAA GTACTGTCTAATGAGTGTGCAGGGCTGCTACACGGACTTCCACATTGACTTCGGAGGTTCCTCGGTCTGGTACCACATACTGCGGGGAGGCAAG GTATTCTGGCTGATCCCGCCCACGCCTCAGAACCTGGAGCTGTATGAGGACTGGGTGTTGTCAGGGAAACAGGGAGACATCTTCCTGGGAGACAAGGCCCAGGACTGTCAGAGGATAGAGCTGAAGCAGGGCTATACCTTCATGATCCCTTCAG GTTGGATCCATGCGGTCTACACTCCAGTGGACACCCTGGTGTTTGGGGGGAACTTTCTCCACAGCTTCAACATCCCCATGCAACTCAACATCTACAGCATTGAGGACAGGACAcgg GTACCAGCTAAGTTCCGTTACCCGTTCTACTATGAGATGTGTTGGTACGTGTTGGAGAGATACCTCTTCAGTCTGACCAACACTTCCTACCTCACGCCTGACTTCCAGAAACATTCCCTGGGCATCG GTCTTACGAGAGACCCCTCCACCTGTGAGTCCGTCAACGGCCACACCCagagggaggatgaagaggaggctcCCCCGACGCGGGGCTCTAAGcccggggtgaaggttcacctgaCGCCCTTTGAGCTGGAGGGGCTGTGGAACCTGCTGGGGAAGCTGGAGTCGCTGCCCTCACAGAAGAACTGTGTCCCGGCGGGCATACACAATGCTCCCGCGCTGCTGCACGACATCAGG GCCCTGCTGAAGGAGCATGCTAATGACATCCCCAAACTGTCCTACACTGGGAAGCCCATCGTCAAGTGGCCCACTAGG CCGTCGTGGTACcagcctcctccccctcctcccccggtGGCTCGTCCCAAGCTGTCTGCCACGGTGGTGACCCCGCGACCCCAGAAGCCCGCCTCCTCCATGTCCGTGCTGCGGCGGCGGCGCGTGCGGTGTAAGCGCTGCGAGGCGTGCGTCAGGACGGAGTGCGGGGACTGTAACTTCTGCAGGGACATGAAGAAGTTCGGCGGGCCGGGGAAACTCAAACAGACCTGCGTGCTCCGACAGTGTCTGGcg ccggGTCTGCCCCTGTCAGTGGTGTGTGAGCTCTGTGGAGAGGGgaaccaggagggaggagaggggccaGTCTTCGCCCTCACCCTCATGGAGTGTTCCAACTGTGCCCAGATAGCCCACCCCGCCTGCCTCAAG gtaACAGGGGAGGGTGTGGTGAACACCGATCTGCCCAGCTGCTGGGAGTGTcccaaatgtgttctgggaatcaCCGATACTGAG GTGAAAGGGGACAAGAATAAAATGTTACACGCG aaACGCAAGTCTTCTTCGTATCTCGACGGCCGCATAGCTAAGATCTACCGTCGCGGTGGTCACAGCGATGACTCTGGcagcgatgatgatgatgacgacgatgatgaggatgaggatgatgatgaaggCTCCAGGGGCGGAGGAGGCGGCGGCGCGGGAAGGAAGATGTCCGGACCACGCCCTCGCGGCAGTGGTTCCGCCTCTCGAAGAGGCTACGGGACTGGGAGGCGAGGCATTTGGAGAGGCTCCTCCCACAGAGGGGCAGGCCGTGGGAGTGGGCTGGCCCCTCACTCCTCCCTGAAGATGAGGCGTGGCAGAGGGGGGGTGGGGcgaggggacatggagagaggcgGGAGAGTGCGCCTCCGGGGTGGCACCAGGATGCAGAGACGCAGGGACGAGTCAGAGGAGGACGacaacgatgatgatgatgatgacgacgatGAAGATGACGACAGCGAGGAAGATCCGCAGCATCACCACCAGCATAAAGACCACCGGCAACGCCGCAGGCGGAGGAGAACGGACGACGAGGAAGACGACGATGAAGACGATGATGAGGAAGACAGCTCGGCCCGGgacctggagggggaggatgacgTGGACGATGAAGATGAGGATGACGACGAGAACCAGTCAGACTCCGAACCAGAGCCTCCTGTTCTCCTGGTGTCTGACCTTAACGACGACTTCCTAAATGGCTCGTACCTGACCGTGACCCTACAGCGCCCCCCAAGGGCTAAACGCCACCCCGGCTCCATCGTACCCAAGCTGGAGGCCGCCATGTCTCCCAGAACCCACGGCGGCGGTCCAGGTTACGTCCAGCATAAAACCCTCGGGAAGACGCGGCACAAAAACGGCACGGTCGCCGCCGGCAATGGCCTGGCCCAGCCCGCCAAGAATCCAGTCGGCCGGCCGCCTCGTCACCGTATCAACAATCCCCACGGCGACAcagcagacagggagagagacactgcctctccttcctcctcagaCTCCTcggcctcccccacccctcctccccagtcctccCACTCTCCTTCCTCGCTCTTGTCGCTGCCCTCCTTCAAGGATGTAGGAAATgagaaaggaggggagaaggaggtgtGGGTGGCGGTGTTCCTTTACCTGAGCAGAGCCGAGTTGGCTAGCTGTATGACTGTCTGTAAGGCCTGGTACAAATG gagTTGTGACAAGCGTCTCTGGAGTGGTGTGGATGTATCGCGTTGTCCCTCGCTCTCCTCCCAGGCCCTGCAGGGCATCATCAAACGCCAGCCCACCTCCCTGGACCTCTCCTGGACCCCCGTTTCCAAGAAACAGATCACCCTGCTCATACACCGCCTGCCAG gtctGAAGGAGTTGATGATAGCAGGTTGCTCCTGGTCGTCCATGTCAGCCCTGTCCACCCCCAGCCTGCCGTGCCTCCGTACCCTGGACCTGCGCTGGGCAGAGGGGGTCAAAGACACCCAGATCAGGGACCTGGTCACACCACCAG gCTGTGACAGTCGGTCTCGGCTGCGTGGCTGTGTGGTGCTGCGTCTAGCCGGCCTGGACATCAGTGACTCCACCCTGAGGCTGATTCTCCGTCACATGCCCCTGCTAGAGCGGCTGGACCTGGCTCACTGCGGAGACCTCACGGACCAGTCCGTCTGCCTGCTCACCGCCGCCGGCACACACACGCGTAACACACTCACGGAGATCAACCTCTCAG gctgTAACAAGCTGACGGACGGCTGTCTGGCGTACCTGAAGAGGGCGTCTGGCCTGGTGCTGCTGGACCTGCGGGGCTGCAAAGGTGTGACGCGGCGGGGCTGTGAGGGCTTCATCTCGGACCTCTCTCACTGCGTCCTGTTCTGTATGACGGAGGAGAAACTCATCCAGAGGATATCATAA